The nucleotide sequence CTCTAGAGGCCACTCCATATTGGGGCTCAGAACCATTAGGCAATCCGGCAATAATTCCCGCAACGTGTGTTCCGTGCTTTGCGTCTGGACCTTCGTAATGGTTATTTCCATAATTTTTTTCAGAATAATCATCATAATTATCACCCACGATTTCTTTTCTTGGATCGAAGTCGAGGTTGTAACCTTTCTCAGCCTGAGGTGTGAAGTAATCCAGCGCTTCCTTCATCTGTGCATCCATGTAAGTTTTTACTTCCGCAGCAGACTTTCCTACAACCTGAGGATCATTAGACACCTGAGCTAGAACCTGCATCGCCATAGCTTCCTGCTGAGTAGATGGTTTGATGGTCGCCAGATTTTCTTTTGTCAAAGTTTTATTACCCAGCAATTTTACCATATCCGGGATGGCATTCTTAATCATCGTGTAAAGCTGCACATTCTGTTTTGCTTCCTGACTTTTTTTAGTGAAGACTTCTTTGGATTTCATATACATAGCAAACTCCTCCGGCATCTTAGCTTGATTTTCCTTGTTTTTTGCAGAGTCAGGTCCTTCGAAAACAGACTGGTACTTTTTTACCACTCTTGTGACTTCCATATTATCTACATCTATGTCAGCATTTTTACCACCAAGAAAATTCCAGCCGAAAATATCATCAACATATCCGTTTCCATCATCATCTTTTCCGTTATTTGGTACCTCATTCGGATTTTTCCACATATTTTTTGCCAATCCCGGATGATCTACTTCCACGCCACTATCTAAGACACCTACTACTACGGTTTTCGGCTTTAGTCCTTTTGAATCCAAAAATTTGTAAGCATTTTCTGTATTGACACCGTAAACTTTTGTAGTGGCATAATCTTTATGATACCACGTTTTTTGGTCTTTATCG is from Epilithonimonas vandammei and encodes:
- a CDS encoding S8 family serine peptidase — its product is MKKLLIAAAFYAGFATIAAQTATPNDKDQKTWYHKDYATTKVYGVNTENAYKFLDSKGLKPKTVVVGVLDSGVEVDHPGLAKNMWKNPNEVPNNGKDDDGNGYVDDIFGWNFLGGKNADIDVDNMEVTRVVKKYQSVFEGPDSAKNKENQAKMPEEFAMYMKSKEVFTKKSQEAKQNVQLYTMIKNAIPDMVKLLGNKTLTKENLATIKPSTQQEAMAMQVLAQVSNDPQVVGKSAAEVKTYMDAQMKEALDYFTPQAEKGYNLDFDPRKEIVGDNYDDYSEKNYGNNHYEGPDAKHGTHVAGIIAGLPNGSEPQYGVASRVAKIMTVRAVPDGDERDKDVANAIRYAVDNGAKILNMSFGKPVSPGKNVVWDAFKYAESKGVLLVKAAGNENEDIAEHQYFPTNYKSTTDEKPFVNNMIVVGSNTNDANALKSSFSNYNKKMVDVFAPGSEIYSTVPDGKYEYLQGTSMASPVVAGASAVLLAYMPNLKPEQIIESLVNTTNASTNNGFENLSRSAGVIDVAKAAEYAYKNFYKAEVPKKSTKKPVKKTKVK